A genome region from Brassica oleracea var. oleracea cultivar TO1000 chromosome C2, BOL, whole genome shotgun sequence includes the following:
- the LOC106324359 gene encoding uncharacterized protein LOC106324359: protein MVEGDNSPKDKSEMSKVKGVEAATPYSLHASDNPGAMITSVTLTGENYSEWSSEMTNALRGNRKLGFVNGSVPKPASDDPNLELWLSVNSMIVRWIRTSIEPRVRSTVTFVQDSDKLWESLRKRFSAGNKVRVNHLKEQLASCRQEGKSVIDFFGRLSKLWEELDMYQPLPNCTCSAAAEIEKTRETEKMHQFVMGLDESRFGTICQTVISSDLDMEIGEIYAKIVREEQHLNLAKDREEQQTAVGFVAKTEADQTSLRPNGGRRVPQCTHCGRRGHDKSGCWQVIGFPEWWEERPPNRGSDGGNRGGSRGSRGRGSSSADRPRNSGARANAAHATTSNSSSFPEFSDEQWKVLSQMISERTRAPSDKLNGKLRHGDLILDTGASHHMTGDSSWLANISSISPCLVGFADGNKPMRLILEFYH from the coding sequence ATGGTTGAAGGAGACAACTCTCCTAAAGATAAAAGCGAGATGTCTAAAGTCAAAGGTGTTGAAGCCGCAACGCCGTACTCTCTTCATGCCTCCGATAATCCGGGAGCTATGATAACGTCTGTGACGTTAACTGGAGAAAATTACAGTGAATGGTCAAGTGAGATGACCAACGCTTTGCGAGGAAATCGCAAGTTAGGTTTCGTCAATGGCTCTGTTCCTAAGCCTGCTTCAGATGATCCCAACCTGGAGCTTTGGCTCTCTGTCAACTCCATGATCGTGAGATGGATCAGAACGTCCATAGAACCTCGCGTACGGTCCACGGTGACGTTTGTGCAGGACTCAGACAAACTTTGGGAGAGTCTGCGTAAACGGTTCTCGGCTGGTAACAAAGTTCGTGTAAATCATCTGAAGGAGCAGCTTGCGTCGTGTCGTCAAGAAGGAAAATCTGTGATCGATTTTTTCGGACGTTTGTCTAAATTGTGGGAAGAACTCGACATGTATCAGCCTCTTCCAAACTGTACATGTTCTGCGGCTGCAGAGATAGAAAAGACCAGAGAAACAGAGAAGATGCATCAGTTCGTAATGGGATTAGATGAAAGCCGTTTTGGCACGATCTGCCAAACAGTCATCTCTTCCGATCTCGACATGGAAATAGGAGAAATCTATGCGAAAATTGTTAGAGAAGAGCAGCACCTGAACTTAGCTAAAGATCGTGAGGAGCAACAAACTGCTGTGGGTTTTGTCGCTAAAACGGAAGCTGATCAAACAAGCTTGCGTCCCAACGGTGGAAGAAGAGTTCCTCAATGCACACACTGCGGGCGTAGAGGTCACGACAAATCAGGTTGCTGGCAAGTTATTGGATTTCCTGAATGGTGGGAAGAGCGTCCCCCAAACAGAGGAAGTGATGGAGGAAACAGAGGAGGATCTCGAGGTAGTAGAGGTCGTGGATCTTCCAGCGCTGATCGTCCAAGAAACTCTGGTGCTCGAGCAAACGCTGCACACGCCACAACATCAAACTCATCCTCATTCCCAGAATTTTCAGATGAACAGTGGAAGGTATTGTCTCAGATGATAAGTGAGAGGACTCGCGCACCTTCGGACAAGCTTAATGGTAAGCTCAGACACGGAGACTTAATACTAGACACGGGCGCGTCTCATCACATGACAGGAGACAGCTCGTGGCTAGCTAACATCTCGAGTATATCACCGTGTCTTGTTGGCTTCGCAGATGGAAACAAACCTATGCGACTCATATTG